One Vigna unguiculata cultivar IT97K-499-35 chromosome 11, ASM411807v1, whole genome shotgun sequence DNA window includes the following coding sequences:
- the LOC114168435 gene encoding putative B3 domain-containing protein Os03g0621600: MKGGAKKYPHFFRIFFPEQHSHTMKVPKEFLKNLNEELLSNAVLSIPSSDEKWEVSVVKKGSEVYMQNGWPQFVTDNSLVLHELLLFEYHGDNCFHVQIFGTNGLERLCVKETTQEQPTTIPKKTIPTSAGSSLHKSKSCKKDLSQPKESPIEIESSEALKLAESFTSCKPHWKHVMTKCHVEGRCILPIASKFARKYIPEEVKQIHMGNSEGTLWKVQVSYFKIQSRSYANLSTGWAKFVRDNKLMRGDTCIFELEENKDLHMKVHIFRTRCAPS, from the exons AAAGTTCCAAAGGagtttctgaagaatttgaatGAAGAGTTGTTGAGTAATGCAGTTCTGAGTATCCCTTCTTCTGATGAGAAGTGGGAAGTAAGTGTTGTAAAGAAAGGAAGTGAAGTGTATATGCAAAATGGTTGGCCACAGTTTGTGACAGATAACTCATTGGTGCTTCATGAGCTCTTGCTTTTTGAATATCATGGAGATAACTGTTTCCATGTTCAAATTTTTGGCACCAATGGATTGGAGAGGTTATGCGTCAAAGAAACAACACAAGAACAACCTACGACCATACCTAAGAAGACTATTCCAACTTCTGCTGGTTCATCCCTCCATAAATCAAAGTCTTGTAAAAAAG ACTTGTCTCAGCCGAAGGAATCCCCAATTGAAATTGAAAGTTCGGAAGCATTGAAATTGGCCGAGTCCTTTACCTCTTGCAAACCTCATTGGAAGCACGTCATGACAAAATGCCATGTGGAAGGTCGTTGCATATTG CCTATTGCTAGTAAGTTTGCGAGAAAGTATATTCCTGAAGAAGTGAAACAGATCCATATGGGAAATTCCGAAGGAACACTCTGGAAAGTTCAAGtgagttattttaaaattcaaagtaGAAGTTATGCTAACTTATCTACAGGATGGGCAAAATTCGTTCGTGATAACAAGCTCATGAGAGGCGACACTTGCATATTTGAACTTGAAGAAAACAAAGACCTCCATATGAAGGTTCACATATTCAGAACCAGATGTGCACCAAGTTAA
- the LOC114168432 gene encoding B3 domain-containing transcription factor VRN1-like isoform X1, which produces MTHPSFHKLLLPSTLQPKQLRLPDDFMRKYGGELSPIVTLSVPDGSVWRVGLKKVDNKYWFRDGWQEFIQHYSIGVGYLLVFRYEGKSCFNVHVFNLATSEINYQSAIRCSNEGPHFANLKFFEEMDDEDSIEILDSQPSHLAPSSLQNRVLAGSVDKMLPAKSYTPPALQNLFNGSKLNSINWGEGGDTHCSKSANSLDNRFTRDIGVQFNAVEFKKSTEELKLRASMEERMKKTARKKRKTDGHEASAEQEEEVEMRFRFYESASARKRTVTAEERERAINAAKAFEPPNPFCRVVLRPSYLYRGCIMYLPSCFAEKHLNGVSGFIKLQISNGRQWPVRCLYRVGRAKLSQGWFEFSLENNLGEGDVCVFELLRVKEVVLQVTIFRITEEVALLNPPPLQQNQNLSSVKLLNTPLQQHLSSTKMVRN; this is translated from the exons ATGACGCACCCTTCTTTCCACAAGCTTCTTCTACCCTCCACTCTCCAACCCAAACAACTG AGGCTTCCAGATGATTTTATGAGGAAATATGGAGGTGAACTTTCTCCAATTGTTACCCTCTCTGTTCCTGATGGTAGTGTCTGGCGTGTAGGGTTGAAAAAGGTAGACAACAAGTATTGGTTCCGTGACGGTTGGCAAGAGTTTATTCAGCACTATTCCATTGGCGTAGGATACTTGTTGGTTTTCAGATACGAAGGAAAGTCATGTTTCAATGTTCATGTTTTTAATTTGGCTACTTCTGAGATAAACTATCAATCAGCCATACGATGCAGTAATGAAGGGCCTCACTTTGCAAATCTTAAGTTTTTTGAGGAAATGGATGATGAAGATTCCATTGAAATCTTGGATTCACAACCTTCCCATCTTGCTCCAAGTTCATTGCAAAATAGAGTTCTGGCTGGTTCAGTAGATAAAATGTTGCCTGCAAAGAGTTATACACCTCCAGCATTACAGAATCTGTTCAATGGATCTAAACTCAACAGCATAAACTGGGGAGAGGGTGGTGATACGCATTGTTCCAAAAGTGCCAATTCACTGGATAATCGATTCACCAGAGACATAGGAGTTCAATTTAACGCGGTGGAGTTTAAAAAATCTACTGAGGAATTGAAACTACGTGCTTCCATGGAGGAAAGGATGAAGAAAACTGCAAGAAAGAAGCGGAAAACAG ATGGACATGAAGCCTCTGCAGAGCAAGAAGAGGAAGTTGAAATGCGCTTCAGATTTTATGAAAGTGCTTCTGCAAGAAAAAGAACTGTGACAGcagaagaaagagagagggCCATCAATGCAGCAAAAGCATTTGAACCACCTAATCCTTTCTGTAGGGTTGTCCTAAGGCCCTCCTACCTATACAGGGGATGCATAATG tatcTGCCATCATGTTTTGCAGAAAAACATTTGAATGGAGTTTCTGGGTTTATTAAACTTCAGATTTCTAATGGGAGACAGTGGCCAGTTCGCTGCCTTTATAGGGTAGGTAGAGCCAAGTTAAGCCAGggttggtttgagttttcattAGAGAACAATTTAGGAGAAGGTGATGTGTGTGTGTTTGAGCTTCTTAGAGTGAAAGAAGTAGTGCTGCAAGTTACCATCTTTCGCATTACTGAGGAAGTTGCATTGTTGAACCCTCCTCCTTTGCAGCAGAACCAAAACCTGAGCTCAGTTAAACTGCTGAACACTCCCTTGCAGCAACACCTTAGTTCAACTAAAATGGTTAGAAATTAG
- the LOC114168432 gene encoding B3 domain-containing transcription factor VRN1-like isoform X3 yields MSFFNSDLTRLKKVDNKYWFRDGWQEFIQHYSIGVGYLLVFRYEGKSCFNVHVFNLATSEINYQSAIRCSNEGPHFANLKFFEEMDDEDSIEILDSQPSHLAPSSLQNRVLAGSVDKMLPAKSYTPPALQNLFNGSKLNSINWGEGGDTHCSKSANSLDNRFTRDIGVQFNAVEFKKSTEELKLRASMEERMKKTARKKRKTDGHEASAEQEEEVEMRFRFYESASARKRTVTAEERERAINAAKAFEPPNPFCRVVLRPSYLYRGCIMYLPSCFAEKHLNGVSGFIKLQISNGRQWPVRCLYRVGRAKLSQGWFEFSLENNLGEGDVCVFELLRVKEVVLQVTIFRITEEVALLNPPPLQQNQNLSSVKLLNTPLQQHLSSTKMVRN; encoded by the exons atgtcttttttCAACAGTGATCTCACTA GGTTGAAAAAGGTAGACAACAAGTATTGGTTCCGTGACGGTTGGCAAGAGTTTATTCAGCACTATTCCATTGGCGTAGGATACTTGTTGGTTTTCAGATACGAAGGAAAGTCATGTTTCAATGTTCATGTTTTTAATTTGGCTACTTCTGAGATAAACTATCAATCAGCCATACGATGCAGTAATGAAGGGCCTCACTTTGCAAATCTTAAGTTTTTTGAGGAAATGGATGATGAAGATTCCATTGAAATCTTGGATTCACAACCTTCCCATCTTGCTCCAAGTTCATTGCAAAATAGAGTTCTGGCTGGTTCAGTAGATAAAATGTTGCCTGCAAAGAGTTATACACCTCCAGCATTACAGAATCTGTTCAATGGATCTAAACTCAACAGCATAAACTGGGGAGAGGGTGGTGATACGCATTGTTCCAAAAGTGCCAATTCACTGGATAATCGATTCACCAGAGACATAGGAGTTCAATTTAACGCGGTGGAGTTTAAAAAATCTACTGAGGAATTGAAACTACGTGCTTCCATGGAGGAAAGGATGAAGAAAACTGCAAGAAAGAAGCGGAAAACAG ATGGACATGAAGCCTCTGCAGAGCAAGAAGAGGAAGTTGAAATGCGCTTCAGATTTTATGAAAGTGCTTCTGCAAGAAAAAGAACTGTGACAGcagaagaaagagagagggCCATCAATGCAGCAAAAGCATTTGAACCACCTAATCCTTTCTGTAGGGTTGTCCTAAGGCCCTCCTACCTATACAGGGGATGCATAATG tatcTGCCATCATGTTTTGCAGAAAAACATTTGAATGGAGTTTCTGGGTTTATTAAACTTCAGATTTCTAATGGGAGACAGTGGCCAGTTCGCTGCCTTTATAGGGTAGGTAGAGCCAAGTTAAGCCAGggttggtttgagttttcattAGAGAACAATTTAGGAGAAGGTGATGTGTGTGTGTTTGAGCTTCTTAGAGTGAAAGAAGTAGTGCTGCAAGTTACCATCTTTCGCATTACTGAGGAAGTTGCATTGTTGAACCCTCCTCCTTTGCAGCAGAACCAAAACCTGAGCTCAGTTAAACTGCTGAACACTCCCTTGCAGCAACACCTTAGTTCAACTAAAATGGTTAGAAATTAG
- the LOC114168432 gene encoding B3 domain-containing transcription factor VRN1-like isoform X2, with protein sequence MRKYGGELSPIVTLSVPDGSVWRVGLKKVDNKYWFRDGWQEFIQHYSIGVGYLLVFRYEGKSCFNVHVFNLATSEINYQSAIRCSNEGPHFANLKFFEEMDDEDSIEILDSQPSHLAPSSLQNRVLAGSVDKMLPAKSYTPPALQNLFNGSKLNSINWGEGGDTHCSKSANSLDNRFTRDIGVQFNAVEFKKSTEELKLRASMEERMKKTARKKRKTDGHEASAEQEEEVEMRFRFYESASARKRTVTAEERERAINAAKAFEPPNPFCRVVLRPSYLYRGCIMYLPSCFAEKHLNGVSGFIKLQISNGRQWPVRCLYRVGRAKLSQGWFEFSLENNLGEGDVCVFELLRVKEVVLQVTIFRITEEVALLNPPPLQQNQNLSSVKLLNTPLQQHLSSTKMVRN encoded by the exons ATGAGGAAATATGGAGGTGAACTTTCTCCAATTGTTACCCTCTCTGTTCCTGATGGTAGTGTCTGGCGTGTAGGGTTGAAAAAGGTAGACAACAAGTATTGGTTCCGTGACGGTTGGCAAGAGTTTATTCAGCACTATTCCATTGGCGTAGGATACTTGTTGGTTTTCAGATACGAAGGAAAGTCATGTTTCAATGTTCATGTTTTTAATTTGGCTACTTCTGAGATAAACTATCAATCAGCCATACGATGCAGTAATGAAGGGCCTCACTTTGCAAATCTTAAGTTTTTTGAGGAAATGGATGATGAAGATTCCATTGAAATCTTGGATTCACAACCTTCCCATCTTGCTCCAAGTTCATTGCAAAATAGAGTTCTGGCTGGTTCAGTAGATAAAATGTTGCCTGCAAAGAGTTATACACCTCCAGCATTACAGAATCTGTTCAATGGATCTAAACTCAACAGCATAAACTGGGGAGAGGGTGGTGATACGCATTGTTCCAAAAGTGCCAATTCACTGGATAATCGATTCACCAGAGACATAGGAGTTCAATTTAACGCGGTGGAGTTTAAAAAATCTACTGAGGAATTGAAACTACGTGCTTCCATGGAGGAAAGGATGAAGAAAACTGCAAGAAAGAAGCGGAAAACAG ATGGACATGAAGCCTCTGCAGAGCAAGAAGAGGAAGTTGAAATGCGCTTCAGATTTTATGAAAGTGCTTCTGCAAGAAAAAGAACTGTGACAGcagaagaaagagagagggCCATCAATGCAGCAAAAGCATTTGAACCACCTAATCCTTTCTGTAGGGTTGTCCTAAGGCCCTCCTACCTATACAGGGGATGCATAATG tatcTGCCATCATGTTTTGCAGAAAAACATTTGAATGGAGTTTCTGGGTTTATTAAACTTCAGATTTCTAATGGGAGACAGTGGCCAGTTCGCTGCCTTTATAGGGTAGGTAGAGCCAAGTTAAGCCAGggttggtttgagttttcattAGAGAACAATTTAGGAGAAGGTGATGTGTGTGTGTTTGAGCTTCTTAGAGTGAAAGAAGTAGTGCTGCAAGTTACCATCTTTCGCATTACTGAGGAAGTTGCATTGTTGAACCCTCCTCCTTTGCAGCAGAACCAAAACCTGAGCTCAGTTAAACTGCTGAACACTCCCTTGCAGCAACACCTTAGTTCAACTAAAATGGTTAGAAATTAG
- the LOC114168433 gene encoding B3 domain-containing protein At5g60130-like encodes MTGAEKHPDFFKVFLQEQHSERMLIPNAFVKLEGLQGRIPEDVLLRNRSERVWHVKTRFFGDRLYFDEGWKIFHAENCLGNADFLVFRYDGVNEFRVTILEKSTQCEKTLVKMEEEEEEGNEEERAARQEVEETVITPEEQAEDRDTEDEEEDSQDQEYDDDDNDDSDFDENTEMEEQSEEEIIVGSVGYTSQSYRKACRKDTATSSYPQTEDPFKEDEFDPETCIQPENNFFEAKLYRSRPNELHIPGIAIQDFSLSFPEKITLKCCQHCRRKDIQRSKLQDYHLNLAQQAPIRKRYLEVTGKVCRWQDDRICIKGWANFSRRNKIKNNDVCICEVISGDDQVVRTFLVHVIGTRRE; translated from the exons ATGACTGGTGCAGAGAAGCACCCAGACTTCTTCAAAGTCTTCCTTCAAGAGCAACACTCTGAAAGAATG CTTATTCCAAATGCTTTTGTGAAGCTGGAAGGGTTACAGGGAAGGATCCCTGAGGATGTCCTCCTCAGGAATCGTAGTGAGAGAGTGTGGCATGTTAAAACACGGTTTTTTGGAGATAGATTATATTTCGATGAAGGGTGGAAGATTTTCCATGCAGAAAACTGCTTAGGAAATGCAGATTTTCTGGTATTTAGATATGATGGGGTTAATGAGTTCAGGGTCACAATCCTTGAAAAATCAACACAGTGTGAGAAAACTCTGGTAAAgatggaggaggaggaggaggaggggaATGAAGAAGAGAGAGCAGCGAGACAAGAAGTTGAAGAGACAGTGATAACACCGGAGGAACAAGCTGAGGACCGTGACACAGAGGACGAGGAAGAAGACAGCCAAGATCAGGAATACGATGATGACGACAATGACGATAGTGATTTTGATGAGAACACAGAGATGGAGGAACAGAGTGAAGAAGAAATCATCGTTGGTTCTGTTGGATACACCAGTCAAAGTTATCGCAAAGCTTGCAGaa AGGACACTGCAACAAGTTCCTACCCCCAGACTGAAGACCCTTTCAAAGAAGATGAATTTGATCCAGAAACGTGCATTCAGCCagagaataatttttttgaagcaAAACTCTACAGAAGTAGACCCAACGAATTG CATATTCCAGGAATCGCCATTCAAGATTTTTCCCTCAGTTTTCCTGAAAAGATTACCCTTAAATGTTGCCAACACTGCCGGCGTAAG GATATTCAAAGAAGCAAATTGCAAGACTATCATCTCAACTTGGCACAACAGGCACCCATCAGAAAAAGATACTTAGAAGTGACGGGAAAAGTGTGTAGGTGGCAGGATGATAGAATATGTATCAAGGGTTGGGCAAATTTTAGTAGAAGGAACAAGATAAAAAACAATGATGTATGCATCTGTGAAGTTATATCAGGGGACGACCAAGTAGTAAGAACATTTCTGGTGCACGTTATAGGTACTAGGAGGGAATAA
- the LOC114168437 gene encoding diphthamide biosynthesis protein 3, translating to MSYDDVEIEDMEWNEELQAYTYPCPCGDLFQITKEDLKLGEEIARCPSCSLYITVVYNIEDFLADSDQNRRNKGIQPSKQQTVTVA from the coding sequence ATGTCGTATGACGATGTGGAGATCGAGGACATGGAGTGGAACGAGGAGTTGCAGGCCTACACGTACCCGTGCCCTTGCGGGGACCTCTTCCAGATCACGAAGGAAGACCTCAAACTCGGCGAAGAGATCGCTCGCTGCCCTAGCTGCTCTCTCTACATCACCGTCGTCTACAACATCGAAGATTTCCTCGCCGATTCCGACCAAAATCGACGGAACAAGGGTATCCAACCTTCCAAACAACAAACCGTAACCGTTGCTTGA